A window from Festucalex cinctus isolate MCC-2025b chromosome 4, RoL_Fcin_1.0, whole genome shotgun sequence encodes these proteins:
- the crybgx gene encoding crystallin beta gamma X, translating into MNIFTKVPGLVQATSKLGSVLQRAFYGSSGRVTLYEQRNFAGRHLDLTSDCARLSDKNFPERCNSVQVESGAWIGYEHDNFRGRQYLWDMSDRGEYNCSDKWCAQADHISSVRAVKQDNNPAKAQLFERAGFSGKKMEIQDDIPNLMSRYSLNRVASIRVLGGAWVVYQEPNYRGSHYILEKRDFNNFSDWGSQNSTVGSMRRVRFN; encoded by the exons ATGAACATCTTTACTAAGGTCCCAGGATTAGTTCAAGCAACCAG CAAGCTGGGGTCTGTGCTCCAACGTGCCTTCTACGGGTCCAGTGGGAGG GTGACCCTTTATGAGCAGCGTAACTTTGCGGGCAGACATCTGGACCTGACTTCTGACTGTGCAAGGCTCAGTGACAAGAACTTCCCAGAGAGATGCAACTCTGTGCAGGTGGAGAGCGGAGC ATGGATCGGTTACGAGCATGACAACTTCCGAGGACGCCAGTATCTGTGGGACATGTCTGATCGTGGCGAGTACAACTGCTCTGACAAGTGGTGCGCACAGGCGGATCACATCTCCTCTGTCCGAGCTGTCAAGCAG GACAACAACCCTGCAAAAGCTCAGCTGTTTGAGCGAGCTGGGTTCTCCGGTAAGAAGATGgagatccaggatgacattccTAACCTGATGAGCCGCTACAGCCTCAACAGAGTTGCCTCCATTCGTGTGCTAGGAGGAGC GTGGGTTGTGTATCAGGAGCCAAACTACAGAGGGTCTCACTACATCCTGGAGAAACGAGACTTCAACAACTTCTCAGATTGGGGAAGCCAGAACAGCACAGTGGGCTCCATGAGAAGAGTGCGCTTCAATTAA